A single region of the Xenopus laevis strain J_2021 chromosome 4L, Xenopus_laevis_v10.1, whole genome shotgun sequence genome encodes:
- the LOC108704046 gene encoding IQ motif and SEC7 domain-containing protein 1 isoform X4 — MEAAEPESGESPDRAAEYLQQLNRIIESQRGQLERQRGRIEELEGQLVKLATDHQRHLNNCPLRFDGEMTRSLRFVPQSSSSSLPSPPSPICIMDESYYPRASLESRSGISTEPLSVEGDVPGNESGSLDGTSSYHQGAITHSSSLSPDQYDHPPYGIYPVTPGQRSRRPKLQHSTSILRKQAEEDAIKRSRSLSESYELSSDLQDKQVEMLERKYGGRLVSRHAARTIQTAFRQYQMNKNFERLRSSMSENRMSRRIVLSNMRMQFSFEGPEKVHSSYFEGKQVSMSNDGTKMGRLVQSECGDRGEQTSMKSPAASSDFADAITELEDAFSRQVKSLAESIDDALNCRSLHTDEAQSADPIRGREIERSGSGQMKAAHNVDHRKLDEMTASYSDVTLYIDEEELSPPLPLSQSVDRTSSTDSELRLRSMNSQEYWSMTHKDDKLDTDTSCRSTPSLDCQDHRSRIDHLPLLTIEPPSDSSVDLSDRSERGSVKRQNVYERGIPNQQGSPKHIPHIPTKIIPRDEEQPRHRPRPIDAQLIINGTVNRQSKSESDYSDGDNDSINSTSNSNDTINCSSESSRDSLREQTLSKQTYHKETRNSWDSPAFSNDVIRKRHYRIGLNLFNKKPEKGVQYLIERGFVPDTPVGVAHFLLQRKGLSRQMIGEFLGNRQKQFNRDVLDCVVDEMDFSVMELDEALRKFQAHIRVQGEAQKVERLIEGFSQRYCMCNPGVVRQFRNPDTIFILAFAIILLNTDMYSPNVKPERKMKLEDFVKNLRGVDDGEDIPRETLVGIYERIRKRELKTNEDHVSQVQKVEKLIVGKKPIGSLHHGLGCVLSLPHRRLVCYCRLFEVPDPNKPQKLGLHQREIFLFNDLLVVTKIFQKKKNSVTYSFRQSFSLYGMQVLLFENQYYPNGIRLTSAIPGADIKVLINFNAPNPQDRKKFTDDLRESIAEVQEMEKYRIESELEKQKGVVRPSMSQSSSLKKESGNSALNRACLDDSYASGEGLKRSALSSSLRDLSEAGKRGRRSSAGSLDSNMEGSIISSPHIRRRTPSTRECPSRQSMPSSSSSLLGSLFGTKRGKPSSSSQGHLASSASQSQHPTLISHQRHSTGELVGPSEGQTQAQVHAQHSQYCHIQQNPPPYHHHHHYLPPQHLQQHQYHPVAQHTPYMQHAQHSHSSHPPLPPSAHSQHAQHHHSQQASSSSVSTKPKHSGISTIV; from the exons TGTTGAGGGGGACGTTCCAGGGAATGAGAGCGGCTCACTAGACGGCACATCGAGTTACCACCAAGGGGCAATTACTCACAGTTCATCTCTAAGTCCAGATCAGTACGATCACCCCCCGTACGGCATTTACCCTGTGACTCCCGGCCAGAGATCCCGCCGGCCCAAACTACAACACTCCACCTCTATACTGCGCAAACAGGCCGAGGAGGACGCCATCAAACGGTCCCGGTCACTATCAGAGAGCTATGAGTTGTCTTCTGATCTGCAGGACAAGCAG GTGGAAATGCTTGAGCGCAAATATGGAGGCCGTCTCGTAAGCAGACATGCAGCGCGCACCATACAGACCGCATTCCGCCAGTATCAGATGAACAAGAACTTTGAGCGGCTCAGAAGTTCCATGTCGGAGAATCGCATGTCCCGGCGCATCGTTCTGTCCAACATGAGGATGCAGTTTTCCTTTGAAGGACCAGAGAAAGTCCACAGCTCGTACTTTGAGGGTAAACAGGTTTCCATGAGCAACGACGGCACAAAAATGGGGCGTCTGGTTCAGTCTGAATGTGGAGATCGAGGGGAGCAAACATCTATGAAATCTCCAGCGGCATCCAGCGACTTTGCTGACGCCATTACTGAGCTGGAGGACGCCTTCTCCCGGCAGGTCAAGTCCCTCGCCGAGTCCATAGACGACGCGCTCAATTGCCGCAGCCTCCACACGGACGAGGCCCAATCAGCCGATCCGATCAGGGGGCGGGAAATAGAGAGGAGCGGTTCCGGGCAGATGAAAGCAGCACATAATGTGGATCACAGGAAACTGGACGAAATGACGGCGTCCTACAGTGATGTCACTTTGTACATTGATGAGGAAGAACtgtctcctcctcttcctctctcacAGTCCGTAGACAGAACCTCTAGCACAGATTCCGAACTGAGACTCAGGTCTATGAACTCTCAAGAGTACTGGTCCATGACGCACAAGGATGATAAGTTGGACACGGACACCAGTTGCAGGAGCACCCCGTCTCTGGATTGCCAAGACCACCGGTCACGGATAGACCACCTACCTTTACTCACCATCGAGCCTCCCAGCGACAGTTCCGTGGATCTCAGCGATCGTTCCGAACGAGGGTCCGTTAAAAGACAAAACGTGTATGAAAGAGGGATCCCCAATCAGCAGGGGAGTCCCAAACACATCCCCCATATCCCCACTAAGATTATACCCCGAGACGAGGAACAGCCCCGCCACAGGCCCCGGCCCATAGACGCCCAGTTGATTATTAACGGCACCGTCAATCGACAGAGTAAGTCTGAGTCGGATTATTCCGACGGGGACAATGACAGTATCAATAGCACTTCCAACTCCAACGACACCATCAACTGCAGCTCCGAGTCGTCTCGGGACAGTCTCCGGGAACAGACACTCAGCAAACAGACTTACCACAAGGAGACGCGCAACAGCTGGGACTCGCCTGCGTTCAGCAATGATGTCATCAGGAAACGCCACTATCGGATTGGCTTAAATCTCTTCAACAA GAAGCCGGAGAAGGGGGTCCAGTACCTGATAGAGAGGGGCTTCGTGCCGGACACACCCGTCGGGGTCGCACATTTCCTCCTGCAGAGAAAGGGACTGAGCCGACAGATGATCGGAGAATTTCTGGGTAATCGGCAGAAACAATTCAACAGGGACGTCCTGGA CTGCGTGGTGGATGAAATGGACTTTTCCGTGATGGAACTCGATGAAGCTCTCAGAAAATTTCAGGCTCATATTCGGGTACAGGGAGAGGCCCAGAAGGTGGAACGTTTAATTGAAGGCTTTAG CCAACGATACTGTATGTGTAACCCCGGGGTGGTCAGACAATTCCGGAACCCCGACACCATCTTCATCTTAGCGTTCGCCATCATCCTCCTCAATACGGACATGTACAGCCCCAACGTCAAACCCGAGCGCAAGATGAAATTAGAGGATTTTGTGAAAAACTTACGAG GGGTGGATGATGGGGAGGACATCCCGCGGGAAACTCTGGTTGGGATTTACGAGCGGATCCGCAAGCGGGAGCTGAAGACAAACGAGGATCACGTGTCGCAGGTGCAGAAAGTGGAAAAACTGATCGTTGGGAAGAAGCCG ATCGGATCCTTGCACCATGGACTGGGCTGT GTTCTCTCGTTACCTCACCGCAGGCTCGTCTGTTACTGTCGACTTTTCGAGGTTCCAGATCCAAATAAACCCCAGAAACTGGGTCTGCACCAGCGGGAAATCTTCCTGTTTAATGACCTGCTTGTG GTCACAAAGATTttccagaagaagaaaaattCTGTGACTTACAGTTTCCGGCAGTCGTTTTCCCTTTATGGAATGCAAGTTCTTCTGTTTGAGAATCAAT ATTACCCTAACGGCATTCGTCTCACCTCGGCCATCCCTGGTGCAGACATTAAGGTTCTCATCAACTTCAACGCCCCAAATCCTCAGGATCGAAAGAAATTCACGGATGATTTGCGAGAGTCCATAGCTGAGGTTCAAGAGATGGAAAAGTACAGAATAGAGT CGGAGTTAGAAAAGCAAAAGGGAGTGGTGCGGCCCAGCATGTCCCAGAGCTCCAGCCTGAAGAAGGAGTCCGGTAACAGCGCTCTGAACAGGGCGTGTCTAGACGACAGCTACGCCTCAGGGGAGGGGCTAAAACGCAGCGCTCTAAGCAGCTCTCTCAGGGACCTCTCGGAAGCAG gcaagcgTGGGAGACGCAGCAGTGCAGGATCGCTAGACAGCAATATGGAA GGGTCCATCATTAGCAGCCCTCACATACGCCGACGAACCCCATCTACACGGGAGTGCCCATCTCGCCAGAGCATGCCTAGCTCTTCCTCCTCCCTCTTAGGCTCTTTGTTTGGCACAAAACGGGGCAAACCTTCTTCTTCGTCCCAAGGCCACTTGGCTTCCAGCGCATCCCAGTCGCAGCACCCGACTCTGATCTCCCATCAACGTCACTCAACGGGGGAACTGGTAGGGCCGTCTGAAGGCCAAACCCAGGCACAAGTACACGCTCAGCACTCCCAGTATTGTCACATACagcaaaaccctcctccctaccatcatcatcatcactatctGCCCCCTCAGCACCTTCAGCAGCACCAGTACCACCCCGTGGCACAGCACACCCCCTATATGCAACATGCACAACATTCCCACTCTTCCCACCCACCCCTCCCTCCCTCTGCAcattcccagcatgcacagcaccACCACAGCCAGCAGGCCTCCTCCTCATCTGTAAGCACCAAACCAAAACACAGCGGGATCAGTACAATAGTCTAG
- the LOC108704046 gene encoding IQ motif and SEC7 domain-containing protein 1 isoform X6: MACRRCYLYYPRASLESRSGISTEPLSVEGDVPGNESGSLDGTSSYHQGAITHSSSLSPDQYDHPPYGIYPVTPGQRSRRPKLQHSTSILRKQAEEDAIKRSRSLSESYELSSDLQDKQVEMLERKYGGRLVSRHAARTIQTAFRQYQMNKNFERLRSSMSENRMSRRIVLSNMRMQFSFEGPEKVHSSYFEGKQVSMSNDGTKMGRLVQSECGDRGEQTSMKSPAASSDFADAITELEDAFSRQVKSLAESIDDALNCRSLHTDEAQSADPIRGREIERSGSGQMKAAHNVDHRKLDEMTASYSDVTLYIDEEELSPPLPLSQSVDRTSSTDSELRLRSMNSQEYWSMTHKDDKLDTDTSCRSTPSLDCQDHRSRIDHLPLLTIEPPSDSSVDLSDRSERGSVKRQNVYERGIPNQQGSPKHIPHIPTKIIPRDEEQPRHRPRPIDAQLIINGTVNRQSKSESDYSDGDNDSINSTSNSNDTINCSSESSRDSLREQTLSKQTYHKETRNSWDSPAFSNDVIRKRHYRIGLNLFNKKPEKGVQYLIERGFVPDTPVGVAHFLLQRKGLSRQMIGEFLGNRQKQFNRDVLDCVVDEMDFSVMELDEALRKFQAHIRVQGEAQKVERLIEGFSQRYCMCNPGVVRQFRNPDTIFILAFAIILLNTDMYSPNVKPERKMKLEDFVKNLRGVDDGEDIPRETLVGIYERIRKRELKTNEDHVSQVQKVEKLIVGKKPIGSLHHGLGCVLSLPHRRLVCYCRLFEVPDPNKPQKLGLHQREIFLFNDLLVVTKIFQKKKNSVTYSFRQSFSLYGMQVLLFENQYYPNGIRLTSAIPGADIKVLINFNAPNPQDRKKFTDDLRESIAEVQEMEKYRIECKYKAELEKQKGVVRPSMSQSSSLKKESGNSALNRACLDDSYASGEGLKRSALSSSLRDLSEAVFDLLFGNSPLHPSKRGRRSSAGSLDSNMEGSIISSPHIRRRTPSTRECPSRQSMPSSSSSLLGSLFGTKRGKPSSSSQGHLASSASQSQHPTLISHQRHSTGELVGPSEGQTQAQVHAQHSQYCHIQQNPPPYHHHHHYLPPQHLQQHQYHPVAQHTPYMQHAQHSHSSHPPLPPSAHSQHAQHHHSQQASSSSVSTKPKHSGISTIV, translated from the exons TGTTGAGGGGGACGTTCCAGGGAATGAGAGCGGCTCACTAGACGGCACATCGAGTTACCACCAAGGGGCAATTACTCACAGTTCATCTCTAAGTCCAGATCAGTACGATCACCCCCCGTACGGCATTTACCCTGTGACTCCCGGCCAGAGATCCCGCCGGCCCAAACTACAACACTCCACCTCTATACTGCGCAAACAGGCCGAGGAGGACGCCATCAAACGGTCCCGGTCACTATCAGAGAGCTATGAGTTGTCTTCTGATCTGCAGGACAAGCAG GTGGAAATGCTTGAGCGCAAATATGGAGGCCGTCTCGTAAGCAGACATGCAGCGCGCACCATACAGACCGCATTCCGCCAGTATCAGATGAACAAGAACTTTGAGCGGCTCAGAAGTTCCATGTCGGAGAATCGCATGTCCCGGCGCATCGTTCTGTCCAACATGAGGATGCAGTTTTCCTTTGAAGGACCAGAGAAAGTCCACAGCTCGTACTTTGAGGGTAAACAGGTTTCCATGAGCAACGACGGCACAAAAATGGGGCGTCTGGTTCAGTCTGAATGTGGAGATCGAGGGGAGCAAACATCTATGAAATCTCCAGCGGCATCCAGCGACTTTGCTGACGCCATTACTGAGCTGGAGGACGCCTTCTCCCGGCAGGTCAAGTCCCTCGCCGAGTCCATAGACGACGCGCTCAATTGCCGCAGCCTCCACACGGACGAGGCCCAATCAGCCGATCCGATCAGGGGGCGGGAAATAGAGAGGAGCGGTTCCGGGCAGATGAAAGCAGCACATAATGTGGATCACAGGAAACTGGACGAAATGACGGCGTCCTACAGTGATGTCACTTTGTACATTGATGAGGAAGAACtgtctcctcctcttcctctctcacAGTCCGTAGACAGAACCTCTAGCACAGATTCCGAACTGAGACTCAGGTCTATGAACTCTCAAGAGTACTGGTCCATGACGCACAAGGATGATAAGTTGGACACGGACACCAGTTGCAGGAGCACCCCGTCTCTGGATTGCCAAGACCACCGGTCACGGATAGACCACCTACCTTTACTCACCATCGAGCCTCCCAGCGACAGTTCCGTGGATCTCAGCGATCGTTCCGAACGAGGGTCCGTTAAAAGACAAAACGTGTATGAAAGAGGGATCCCCAATCAGCAGGGGAGTCCCAAACACATCCCCCATATCCCCACTAAGATTATACCCCGAGACGAGGAACAGCCCCGCCACAGGCCCCGGCCCATAGACGCCCAGTTGATTATTAACGGCACCGTCAATCGACAGAGTAAGTCTGAGTCGGATTATTCCGACGGGGACAATGACAGTATCAATAGCACTTCCAACTCCAACGACACCATCAACTGCAGCTCCGAGTCGTCTCGGGACAGTCTCCGGGAACAGACACTCAGCAAACAGACTTACCACAAGGAGACGCGCAACAGCTGGGACTCGCCTGCGTTCAGCAATGATGTCATCAGGAAACGCCACTATCGGATTGGCTTAAATCTCTTCAACAA GAAGCCGGAGAAGGGGGTCCAGTACCTGATAGAGAGGGGCTTCGTGCCGGACACACCCGTCGGGGTCGCACATTTCCTCCTGCAGAGAAAGGGACTGAGCCGACAGATGATCGGAGAATTTCTGGGTAATCGGCAGAAACAATTCAACAGGGACGTCCTGGA CTGCGTGGTGGATGAAATGGACTTTTCCGTGATGGAACTCGATGAAGCTCTCAGAAAATTTCAGGCTCATATTCGGGTACAGGGAGAGGCCCAGAAGGTGGAACGTTTAATTGAAGGCTTTAG CCAACGATACTGTATGTGTAACCCCGGGGTGGTCAGACAATTCCGGAACCCCGACACCATCTTCATCTTAGCGTTCGCCATCATCCTCCTCAATACGGACATGTACAGCCCCAACGTCAAACCCGAGCGCAAGATGAAATTAGAGGATTTTGTGAAAAACTTACGAG GGGTGGATGATGGGGAGGACATCCCGCGGGAAACTCTGGTTGGGATTTACGAGCGGATCCGCAAGCGGGAGCTGAAGACAAACGAGGATCACGTGTCGCAGGTGCAGAAAGTGGAAAAACTGATCGTTGGGAAGAAGCCG ATCGGATCCTTGCACCATGGACTGGGCTGT GTTCTCTCGTTACCTCACCGCAGGCTCGTCTGTTACTGTCGACTTTTCGAGGTTCCAGATCCAAATAAACCCCAGAAACTGGGTCTGCACCAGCGGGAAATCTTCCTGTTTAATGACCTGCTTGTG GTCACAAAGATTttccagaagaagaaaaattCTGTGACTTACAGTTTCCGGCAGTCGTTTTCCCTTTATGGAATGCAAGTTCTTCTGTTTGAGAATCAAT ATTACCCTAACGGCATTCGTCTCACCTCGGCCATCCCTGGTGCAGACATTAAGGTTCTCATCAACTTCAACGCCCCAAATCCTCAGGATCGAAAGAAATTCACGGATGATTTGCGAGAGTCCATAGCTGAGGTTCAAGAGATGGAAAAGTACAGAATAGAGTGTAAGTACAAAG CGGAGTTAGAAAAGCAAAAGGGAGTGGTGCGGCCCAGCATGTCCCAGAGCTCCAGCCTGAAGAAGGAGTCCGGTAACAGCGCTCTGAACAGGGCGTGTCTAGACGACAGCTACGCCTCAGGGGAGGGGCTAAAACGCAGCGCTCTAAGCAGCTCTCTCAGGGACCTCTCGGAAGCAG TCTTTGATCTCTTGTTTGGAAACAGCCCTTTGCATCCAA gcaagcgTGGGAGACGCAGCAGTGCAGGATCGCTAGACAGCAATATGGAA GGGTCCATCATTAGCAGCCCTCACATACGCCGACGAACCCCATCTACACGGGAGTGCCCATCTCGCCAGAGCATGCCTAGCTCTTCCTCCTCCCTCTTAGGCTCTTTGTTTGGCACAAAACGGGGCAAACCTTCTTCTTCGTCCCAAGGCCACTTGGCTTCCAGCGCATCCCAGTCGCAGCACCCGACTCTGATCTCCCATCAACGTCACTCAACGGGGGAACTGGTAGGGCCGTCTGAAGGCCAAACCCAGGCACAAGTACACGCTCAGCACTCCCAGTATTGTCACATACagcaaaaccctcctccctaccatcatcatcatcactatctGCCCCCTCAGCACCTTCAGCAGCACCAGTACCACCCCGTGGCACAGCACACCCCCTATATGCAACATGCACAACATTCCCACTCTTCCCACCCACCCCTCCCTCCCTCTGCAcattcccagcatgcacagcaccACCACAGCCAGCAGGCCTCCTCCTCATCTGTAAGCACCAAACCAAAACACAGCGGGATCAGTACAATAGTCTAG
- the LOC108704046 gene encoding IQ motif and SEC7 domain-containing protein 1 isoform X7, whose amino-acid sequence MMKLKALCLDYWQFLCLQPLHGFYRSVEGDVPGNESGSLDGTSSYHQGAITHSSSLSPDQYDHPPYGIYPVTPGQRSRRPKLQHSTSILRKQAEEDAIKRSRSLSESYELSSDLQDKQVEMLERKYGGRLVSRHAARTIQTAFRQYQMNKNFERLRSSMSENRMSRRIVLSNMRMQFSFEGPEKVHSSYFEGKQVSMSNDGTKMGRLVQSECGDRGEQTSMKSPAASSDFADAITELEDAFSRQVKSLAESIDDALNCRSLHTDEAQSADPIRGREIERSGSGQMKAAHNVDHRKLDEMTASYSDVTLYIDEEELSPPLPLSQSVDRTSSTDSELRLRSMNSQEYWSMTHKDDKLDTDTSCRSTPSLDCQDHRSRIDHLPLLTIEPPSDSSVDLSDRSERGSVKRQNVYERGIPNQQGSPKHIPHIPTKIIPRDEEQPRHRPRPIDAQLIINGTVNRQSKSESDYSDGDNDSINSTSNSNDTINCSSESSRDSLREQTLSKQTYHKETRNSWDSPAFSNDVIRKRHYRIGLNLFNKKPEKGVQYLIERGFVPDTPVGVAHFLLQRKGLSRQMIGEFLGNRQKQFNRDVLDCVVDEMDFSVMELDEALRKFQAHIRVQGEAQKVERLIEGFSQRYCMCNPGVVRQFRNPDTIFILAFAIILLNTDMYSPNVKPERKMKLEDFVKNLRGVDDGEDIPRETLVGIYERIRKRELKTNEDHVSQVQKVEKLIVGKKPIGSLHHGLGCVLSLPHRRLVCYCRLFEVPDPNKPQKLGLHQREIFLFNDLLVVTKIFQKKKNSVTYSFRQSFSLYGMQVLLFENQYYPNGIRLTSAIPGADIKVLINFNAPNPQDRKKFTDDLRESIAEVQEMEKYRIECKYKAELEKQKGVVRPSMSQSSSLKKESGNSALNRACLDDSYASGEGLKRSALSSSLRDLSEAVFDLLFGNSPLHPSKRGRRSSAGSLDSNMEGSIISSPHIRRRTPSTRECPSRQSMPSSSSSLLGSLFGTKRGKPSSSSQGHLASSASQSQHPTLISHQRHSTGELVGPSEGQTQAQVHAQHSQYCHIQQNPPPYHHHHHYLPPQHLQQHQYHPVAQHTPYMQHAQHSHSSHPPLPPSAHSQHAQHHHSQQASSSSVSTKPKHSGISTIV is encoded by the exons TGTTGAGGGGGACGTTCCAGGGAATGAGAGCGGCTCACTAGACGGCACATCGAGTTACCACCAAGGGGCAATTACTCACAGTTCATCTCTAAGTCCAGATCAGTACGATCACCCCCCGTACGGCATTTACCCTGTGACTCCCGGCCAGAGATCCCGCCGGCCCAAACTACAACACTCCACCTCTATACTGCGCAAACAGGCCGAGGAGGACGCCATCAAACGGTCCCGGTCACTATCAGAGAGCTATGAGTTGTCTTCTGATCTGCAGGACAAGCAG GTGGAAATGCTTGAGCGCAAATATGGAGGCCGTCTCGTAAGCAGACATGCAGCGCGCACCATACAGACCGCATTCCGCCAGTATCAGATGAACAAGAACTTTGAGCGGCTCAGAAGTTCCATGTCGGAGAATCGCATGTCCCGGCGCATCGTTCTGTCCAACATGAGGATGCAGTTTTCCTTTGAAGGACCAGAGAAAGTCCACAGCTCGTACTTTGAGGGTAAACAGGTTTCCATGAGCAACGACGGCACAAAAATGGGGCGTCTGGTTCAGTCTGAATGTGGAGATCGAGGGGAGCAAACATCTATGAAATCTCCAGCGGCATCCAGCGACTTTGCTGACGCCATTACTGAGCTGGAGGACGCCTTCTCCCGGCAGGTCAAGTCCCTCGCCGAGTCCATAGACGACGCGCTCAATTGCCGCAGCCTCCACACGGACGAGGCCCAATCAGCCGATCCGATCAGGGGGCGGGAAATAGAGAGGAGCGGTTCCGGGCAGATGAAAGCAGCACATAATGTGGATCACAGGAAACTGGACGAAATGACGGCGTCCTACAGTGATGTCACTTTGTACATTGATGAGGAAGAACtgtctcctcctcttcctctctcacAGTCCGTAGACAGAACCTCTAGCACAGATTCCGAACTGAGACTCAGGTCTATGAACTCTCAAGAGTACTGGTCCATGACGCACAAGGATGATAAGTTGGACACGGACACCAGTTGCAGGAGCACCCCGTCTCTGGATTGCCAAGACCACCGGTCACGGATAGACCACCTACCTTTACTCACCATCGAGCCTCCCAGCGACAGTTCCGTGGATCTCAGCGATCGTTCCGAACGAGGGTCCGTTAAAAGACAAAACGTGTATGAAAGAGGGATCCCCAATCAGCAGGGGAGTCCCAAACACATCCCCCATATCCCCACTAAGATTATACCCCGAGACGAGGAACAGCCCCGCCACAGGCCCCGGCCCATAGACGCCCAGTTGATTATTAACGGCACCGTCAATCGACAGAGTAAGTCTGAGTCGGATTATTCCGACGGGGACAATGACAGTATCAATAGCACTTCCAACTCCAACGACACCATCAACTGCAGCTCCGAGTCGTCTCGGGACAGTCTCCGGGAACAGACACTCAGCAAACAGACTTACCACAAGGAGACGCGCAACAGCTGGGACTCGCCTGCGTTCAGCAATGATGTCATCAGGAAACGCCACTATCGGATTGGCTTAAATCTCTTCAACAA GAAGCCGGAGAAGGGGGTCCAGTACCTGATAGAGAGGGGCTTCGTGCCGGACACACCCGTCGGGGTCGCACATTTCCTCCTGCAGAGAAAGGGACTGAGCCGACAGATGATCGGAGAATTTCTGGGTAATCGGCAGAAACAATTCAACAGGGACGTCCTGGA CTGCGTGGTGGATGAAATGGACTTTTCCGTGATGGAACTCGATGAAGCTCTCAGAAAATTTCAGGCTCATATTCGGGTACAGGGAGAGGCCCAGAAGGTGGAACGTTTAATTGAAGGCTTTAG CCAACGATACTGTATGTGTAACCCCGGGGTGGTCAGACAATTCCGGAACCCCGACACCATCTTCATCTTAGCGTTCGCCATCATCCTCCTCAATACGGACATGTACAGCCCCAACGTCAAACCCGAGCGCAAGATGAAATTAGAGGATTTTGTGAAAAACTTACGAG GGGTGGATGATGGGGAGGACATCCCGCGGGAAACTCTGGTTGGGATTTACGAGCGGATCCGCAAGCGGGAGCTGAAGACAAACGAGGATCACGTGTCGCAGGTGCAGAAAGTGGAAAAACTGATCGTTGGGAAGAAGCCG ATCGGATCCTTGCACCATGGACTGGGCTGT GTTCTCTCGTTACCTCACCGCAGGCTCGTCTGTTACTGTCGACTTTTCGAGGTTCCAGATCCAAATAAACCCCAGAAACTGGGTCTGCACCAGCGGGAAATCTTCCTGTTTAATGACCTGCTTGTG GTCACAAAGATTttccagaagaagaaaaattCTGTGACTTACAGTTTCCGGCAGTCGTTTTCCCTTTATGGAATGCAAGTTCTTCTGTTTGAGAATCAAT ATTACCCTAACGGCATTCGTCTCACCTCGGCCATCCCTGGTGCAGACATTAAGGTTCTCATCAACTTCAACGCCCCAAATCCTCAGGATCGAAAGAAATTCACGGATGATTTGCGAGAGTCCATAGCTGAGGTTCAAGAGATGGAAAAGTACAGAATAGAGTGTAAGTACAAAG CGGAGTTAGAAAAGCAAAAGGGAGTGGTGCGGCCCAGCATGTCCCAGAGCTCCAGCCTGAAGAAGGAGTCCGGTAACAGCGCTCTGAACAGGGCGTGTCTAGACGACAGCTACGCCTCAGGGGAGGGGCTAAAACGCAGCGCTCTAAGCAGCTCTCTCAGGGACCTCTCGGAAGCAG TCTTTGATCTCTTGTTTGGAAACAGCCCTTTGCATCCAA gcaagcgTGGGAGACGCAGCAGTGCAGGATCGCTAGACAGCAATATGGAA GGGTCCATCATTAGCAGCCCTCACATACGCCGACGAACCCCATCTACACGGGAGTGCCCATCTCGCCAGAGCATGCCTAGCTCTTCCTCCTCCCTCTTAGGCTCTTTGTTTGGCACAAAACGGGGCAAACCTTCTTCTTCGTCCCAAGGCCACTTGGCTTCCAGCGCATCCCAGTCGCAGCACCCGACTCTGATCTCCCATCAACGTCACTCAACGGGGGAACTGGTAGGGCCGTCTGAAGGCCAAACCCAGGCACAAGTACACGCTCAGCACTCCCAGTATTGTCACATACagcaaaaccctcctccctaccatcatcatcatcactatctGCCCCCTCAGCACCTTCAGCAGCACCAGTACCACCCCGTGGCACAGCACACCCCCTATATGCAACATGCACAACATTCCCACTCTTCCCACCCACCCCTCCCTCCCTCTGCAcattcccagcatgcacagcaccACCACAGCCAGCAGGCCTCCTCCTCATCTGTAAGCACCAAACCAAAACACAGCGGGATCAGTACAATAGTCTAG